One Elgaria multicarinata webbii isolate HBS135686 ecotype San Diego chromosome 6, rElgMul1.1.pri, whole genome shotgun sequence DNA segment encodes these proteins:
- the SIGMAR1 gene encoding sigma non-opioid intracellular receptor 1: protein MRWLLGPSWAGRCARVGLAVAAAALLIQALRSWAAAPRRYEFDPEEIARLGKHHAGLDHEQAFSKIIVELRKKHPGHILPDEDLQWIFVNAGGWMGSMCLLHASFSEYVLLFGAAVDSGGHSGRYWADIYDTVISGTVRQWKEGTTKSELYYPGDSIVHWSGEAAAVQWSAGTWMVEYGRGVIPSTLPFTLADTVFSTQDFLTLYYTVRVYVKGLLLEANAYFSDTSQ from the exons ATGCGGTGGCTGCTGGGACCGAGCTGGGCCGGGCGTTGCGCGCGTGTGGGGCTGGCCGTGGCCGCGGCGGCGCTGCTGATCCAGGCGCTGCGCAGCTGGGCCGCCGCCCCGCGCCGCTACGAGTTCGACCCGGAGGAGATCGCGCGCCTCGGCAAGCACCACGCCG GTCTGGACCATGAGCAGGCCTTTTCCAAGATCATTGTAGAATTGCGGAAGAAGCACCCAGGGCACATCCTGCCAGATGAGGACTTGCAGTGGATATTTGTCAATGCCGGAGGTTGGATGGGTTCCATGTGCCTgctccatgcttccttctcagaGTACGTGCTGCTGTTTGGCGCAGCCGTTGACAGCGGGGGACACTCGG GCAGATACTGGGCTGATATCTATGACACAGTCATTTCAGGGACTGTGCGGCAATGGAAAGAGGGTACAACGAAAAGCGAGCTCTATTACCCAG GAGACAGCATTGTCCACTGGTCCGGAGAAGCCGCCGCAGTGCAGTGGAGTGCCGGCACATGGATGGTAGAGTACGGCCGTGGCGTCATCCCCTCCACGCTCCCCTTTACCCTCGCTGATACAGTCTTCAGCACACAGGACTTCCTCACACTCTACTACACTGTGCGCGTTTACGTCAAGGGGCTGCTCTTGGAGGCCAACGCCTACTTCAGCGACACGAGCCAATGA
- the GALT gene encoding galactose-1-phosphate uridylyltransferase — translation MERKAAAALEFQPTDHQHLRYNPLRDDWVLVSAHRMRRPWQGQVEKPPQEDVPRCDLANPLCPGAKRANGEVNPHYENTFVFDNDFPALQPDAPEPDAGDHPLFRTASARGVCKVMCFHPWSDQTLPLMSLSEIRTVIDKWSEIAVELGASYSWVQIFENKGAMMGCSNPHPHCQIWASNFLPNEASLEDQTQQKHHRERRIPMLLEYARLEAERKERIVAENADWLVVVPYWAVWPFQTLLLPRRHVCRLQDLRDSERDSLASIMKRLLTKYDNLFQISFPYSMGWHGAPTGSYLDADCSHWQLHAHYYPPLLRSATVRKFMVGYEMLAQAQRDLTPEQAAERLRNLPEEHYRLERRESP, via the exons ATGGAGCGAAAGGCCGCGGCGGCACTGGAGTTCCAGCCAACCG ATCACCAGCACCTCCGCTACAACCCGCTGCGGGATGACTGGGTCTTGGTTTCCGCCCATCGCATGCGGCGGCCGTGGCAGGGGCAGGTGGAGAAGCCCCCCCAGGAGGACGTCCCACGTTGCGATCTGGCCAACCCCTTGTGCCCTGGAGCGAAGAGAGCGAATGGCGAG GTGAATCCCCACTATGAGAACACATTTGTCTTTGACAATGACTTCCCTGCACTGCAGCCAGATGCCCCAGAACCTG aTGCTGGTGACCACCCCTTGTTCCGTACAGCGTCTGCTCGAGGCGTGTG CAAAGTCATGTGTTTCCATCCCTGGTCTGACCAGACTCTACCCCTCATGTCGCTATCCGAGATCCGCACTGTGATTGACAAATGGTCAGAGATCGCTGTGGAGCTGGGTGCCTCCTACTCTTGGGTGCAG ATCTTTGAGAACAAAGGAGCTATGATGGGTTGTTCCAATCCCCACCCTCACTGCCAG ATCTGGGCCAGTAACTTCCTGCCCAATGAAGCCTCTCTGGAGGACCAGACTCAGCAGAAGCACCATCGTGAGCGTCGCATTCCCATGTTGCTCGAATATGCCCGGCTGGAGGCGGAGAGGAAG GAGCGGATTGTGGCGGAGAACGCCGACTGGCTGGTGGTTGTCCCCTATTGGGCTGTGTGGCCGTTCCAGACCCTCTTGCTTCCTCGACGGCACGTCTGTCGCCTTCAGGACCTCCGAGACAGTGAAAGAGACA GCTTGGCTTCCATTATGAAGAGGCTTCTCACCAAATATGACAATCTCTTCCAGATCTCCTTCCCCTACTCTATGGGATGGCACG GGGCCCCAACAGGGTCATACCTAGACGCCGACTGCAGCCATTGGCAGCTGCATGCCCATTACTACCCGCCCTTGCTGCGTTCCGCCACAGTACGCAAATTTATGGTTGGCTATGAAATGCTGGCTCAGGCCCAGAGGGACTTGACACCAGAGCAG GCTGCAGAGCGCCTGAGGAACCTGCCTGAGGAACACTATCGGCTGGAACGGAGGGAGAGTCCATAG